The following are encoded in a window of Amycolatopsis lexingtonensis genomic DNA:
- a CDS encoding alpha/beta hydrolase: MTLRHKFVEGAPDAPVLLLLHGTGGGPDDLLGLARELSPDSAVLAPAGPVSEHGAARWFRRLAEGVFDHEDVVKRANELADFVLEAREEYGFGGRRVVAVGFSNGANIAAAVVLLRPEVVREAALFASMSPVPEPPAHDLSGARVFLANGENDAMAPLASTEELIRLLRERGADVVTQRHPGGHQITVDGVRAAAEWIKL; the protein is encoded by the coding sequence ATGACCCTGCGGCACAAGTTCGTCGAAGGCGCGCCGGACGCGCCGGTGCTGCTCCTGCTGCACGGCACCGGCGGCGGCCCGGACGACCTGCTCGGCCTGGCGCGCGAGCTCAGCCCGGACTCCGCGGTGCTGGCCCCGGCCGGCCCGGTGTCGGAGCACGGCGCCGCGCGCTGGTTCCGGCGGCTGGCCGAGGGCGTGTTCGACCACGAAGACGTCGTCAAGCGAGCGAATGAGCTTGCCGACTTCGTGCTCGAAGCCCGCGAGGAGTACGGGTTCGGTGGCCGGCGCGTGGTCGCGGTGGGCTTTTCGAACGGGGCCAACATCGCGGCCGCGGTCGTCCTGCTGCGGCCCGAAGTCGTGCGCGAGGCCGCGCTGTTCGCGTCGATGTCACCGGTCCCGGAGCCTCCGGCGCACGATCTCAGCGGCGCCCGCGTCTTCCTGGCCAACGGCGAAAACGACGCCATGGCGCCATTGGCGTCGACCGAGGAGCTGATCCGGCTGCTGCGCGAGCGCGGTGCCGACGTCGTCACGCAGCGCCATCCCGGTGGGCATCAGATCA